A stretch of Sandaracinaceae bacterium DNA encodes these proteins:
- a CDS encoding ABC transporter permease, giving the protein MDRILTLLSKELQQHGAVIAAVLAFLAMIGGLLLLGTEVGPRTITMLEAHASFVRIFLPLFGMALGHRLVVREYASPTHTFLTSLPIHRWEVLLTKYLLGLALVGFTAGASLVVTGLVASLREPVTHAWLALVMVRTEVFAVALWSVLFALGLFGRWRFPLYLGLGLGLIFLGTSTDVALSRFWPFALVDETFVLERLAPPWGALAGTSALAAALVALGFWLGAGREGRLLEGLSAPMSLRQKAGIALGFAFVLVILEVLDLERPPDAFVFESETVARHGRVSVLHGEGDAAEAALLAATLDDDLSRAADLLGLEALGPVFVAPRADLGPSEVEHEPLDEDEPGVLVRAAWPHPGFETARFRAFTLARAIEKATEGRARHEPRVWVLVGLSHHLVSADAPPEWSRRAAWLARQRAPRFGSLRQRQRLEERFGAPAADAWAWTAFEALAAEADAASLRAFVRDVLGPPAWPPVEVIATRIEPVEARMADHTGVDANALEAAWRARLAPLEAGLERMRAEVEVERDGGLRGVRARAIGGDEETCVLLHAALGPFDLPLEREALDREEAPCGQLDERVVLGRYGPGDRVFVGVERAALGGWLRLHASRRTVR; this is encoded by the coding sequence GTGGATCGCATCCTCACCTTGCTCTCGAAGGAGCTCCAGCAGCACGGCGCCGTGATCGCCGCGGTGCTCGCCTTCCTCGCGATGATCGGGGGGCTGCTGCTCCTCGGCACCGAGGTCGGCCCGCGCACGATCACGATGCTCGAGGCGCACGCGAGCTTCGTGCGCATCTTCCTGCCGCTCTTCGGCATGGCGCTCGGTCACCGCCTCGTGGTGCGCGAGTACGCGAGCCCGACGCACACCTTCCTGACGTCGCTCCCCATCCACCGCTGGGAGGTGCTGCTCACCAAGTACTTGCTCGGGCTCGCCCTCGTGGGCTTCACGGCCGGGGCCTCGCTCGTCGTGACGGGGCTCGTCGCCTCGCTGCGCGAGCCGGTCACCCACGCGTGGCTCGCGCTGGTGATGGTGCGGACGGAGGTGTTCGCGGTCGCGCTCTGGAGCGTGTTGTTCGCGCTGGGTCTCTTCGGGCGCTGGCGCTTCCCGCTGTATCTGGGGCTCGGCCTCGGGCTCATCTTCCTGGGCACGTCGACGGACGTCGCGCTCTCGCGCTTCTGGCCCTTCGCGCTCGTCGACGAGACCTTCGTGCTCGAGCGGCTCGCCCCGCCGTGGGGAGCGCTGGCCGGGACCTCAGCGCTCGCCGCGGCGCTCGTCGCCCTCGGCTTCTGGCTCGGCGCGGGCCGGGAGGGGCGGCTGTTGGAGGGGCTGTCGGCGCCGATGAGCCTCCGCCAGAAGGCGGGCATCGCGCTCGGCTTCGCGTTCGTCCTCGTGATCCTGGAGGTGCTGGATCTCGAGCGCCCGCCCGACGCGTTCGTGTTCGAGAGCGAGACGGTCGCGCGGCACGGGCGGGTGTCGGTGCTGCACGGGGAGGGAGACGCGGCGGAGGCGGCGCTCCTCGCCGCGACGCTCGACGACGATCTGTCGCGCGCGGCCGACCTCCTCGGCCTCGAGGCGCTCGGGCCCGTGTTCGTGGCGCCGCGCGCGGATCTCGGGCCCTCCGAGGTGGAGCACGAGCCGCTCGACGAGGACGAGCCGGGCGTGCTGGTCCGCGCCGCGTGGCCGCACCCCGGGTTCGAGACGGCGCGCTTCCGCGCGTTCACGCTGGCGCGAGCCATCGAGAAGGCGACCGAGGGGAGGGCGCGTCACGAGCCGCGCGTCTGGGTCCTGGTGGGGCTGAGCCACCACCTCGTATCGGCCGACGCGCCGCCGGAGTGGTCGAGGCGCGCGGCCTGGCTCGCGCGGCAGCGTGCGCCTCGCTTCGGCTCGCTCCGCCAGCGGCAGCGGCTCGAGGAGCGCTTCGGGGCCCCCGCCGCCGACGCCTGGGCCTGGACCGCGTTCGAGGCGCTCGCGGCCGAGGCCGACGCGGCGTCCTTGCGCGCGTTCGTGCGCGACGTGCTCGGGCCGCCCGCGTGGCCGCCGGTCGAGGTGATCGCCACCCGCATCGAGCCGGTCGAGGCGCGCATGGCCGACCACACCGGGGTCGACGCAAACGCGCTCGAGGCCGCCTGGCGCGCCCGGCTCGCGCCGCTCGAGGCGGGGCTCGAGCGGATGCGCGCGGAGGTGGAGGTGGAGCGCGACGGGGGGCTGCGCGGCGTCCGGGCGCGCGCCATCGGCGGCGACGAGGAGACCTGCGTGCTCCTCCACGCGGCGCTCGGACCGTTCGACCTGCCGCTCGAGCGCGAGGCCCTCGACCGGGAGGAGGCGCCCTGCGGGCAGCTGGACGAGCGCGTGGTGCTCGGTCGCTACGGCCCCGGCGACCGGGTCTTCGTGGGCGTGGAGCGCGCGGCGCTCGGCGGGTGGCTGCGCCTGCACGCGTCGCGGAGGACGGTCCGGTGA
- a CDS encoding ABC transporter ATP-binding protein has product MTGSILEMRSLEKRYGRVRALEGLSLSVGEGEVYGFLGRNGAGKSTAIRILMGITKPSAGEVQLFGESTRGAPVRLRQRIGYVAQEQAFYPWMSARRLGRFVGGFYPTWDAHVFERACVEQALPLDRAVGGFSGGMKMKLALALALGHRPPLLILDEPTAGLDPVARRELLERIREDAERTGRTTFFSTHLIDEVELVADRVCIVDGGRARYEGSLSDLAARVRCWRGLEPPPILLAPPEGFRVLGDRTFRGERRITLESAHADWTPLGPVALESMPLEETFIEMVRT; this is encoded by the coding sequence ATGACTGGCTCCATCCTCGAGATGCGATCCCTCGAGAAGCGCTACGGGAGGGTCCGGGCGCTCGAGGGGCTCAGCCTCTCCGTCGGGGAGGGCGAGGTCTACGGGTTCCTGGGCCGCAACGGCGCGGGCAAGTCCACCGCCATCCGCATCCTCATGGGCATCACCAAGCCGAGCGCGGGGGAGGTCCAGCTCTTCGGCGAGAGCACGCGCGGCGCCCCGGTGCGGCTGCGTCAGCGCATCGGCTACGTGGCGCAGGAGCAGGCGTTCTATCCGTGGATGAGCGCGCGGCGACTCGGCCGCTTCGTGGGCGGCTTCTATCCGACGTGGGACGCGCACGTCTTCGAGCGCGCCTGCGTCGAGCAGGCCCTCCCGCTCGACCGCGCGGTGGGCGGCTTCTCGGGCGGGATGAAGATGAAGCTCGCCCTGGCCCTCGCGCTCGGCCACCGGCCGCCCCTGCTCATCCTGGACGAGCCGACGGCGGGGCTCGACCCGGTGGCGCGCCGCGAGCTGCTCGAGCGGATCCGGGAGGACGCCGAGCGCACCGGCCGCACCACCTTCTTCTCGACCCACCTCATCGACGAGGTCGAGCTGGTCGCGGACCGCGTGTGCATCGTCGACGGAGGGCGCGCGCGCTACGAGGGATCGCTCTCGGACCTCGCGGCCCGCGTGCGCTGCTGGCGCGGGCTCGAGCCGCCGCCGATCCTCCTCGCCCCGCCCGAGGGCTTCCGCGTCCTCGGGGATCGAACCTTCCGCGGCGAGCGCCGGATCACGCTCGAGTCGGCGCACGCGGACTGGACGCCGCTGGGCCCGGTCGCGCTCGAGTCGATGCCGCTCGAAGAGACGTTCATCGAGATGGTCCGGACCTGA
- a CDS encoding TetR/AcrR family transcriptional regulator, with protein sequence MRARKSKEERRLELLDAARDVFVEKGFQAATIDDIAVKASVARGTFYLYFDDKRAVFEALVDRFLLAIGQCVRSIELGPDAPPPVVQLRANVRRVVEQCLAEPTIVKLALFDATGLDPELDEKLHGFYQGLRTLIDESLEQGQALGMVRAGDRRVMVAVGLGGLKEVLVDTVEGRIDADAEGLTEEIMRFLAGGLLAQG encoded by the coding sequence ATGCGCGCTAGGAAGTCCAAGGAGGAGCGCCGCCTGGAGCTGCTCGATGCGGCGCGCGACGTGTTCGTCGAGAAGGGATTTCAGGCGGCGACGATCGACGACATCGCCGTCAAGGCGTCGGTCGCGCGGGGCACCTTCTACCTCTACTTCGACGACAAGCGCGCGGTGTTCGAGGCGCTCGTCGACCGCTTCCTGCTCGCCATCGGGCAGTGCGTCCGGAGCATCGAGCTCGGGCCCGACGCGCCGCCGCCCGTGGTGCAGCTGCGGGCCAACGTCCGCCGCGTGGTCGAGCAGTGCCTGGCGGAGCCGACCATCGTCAAGCTCGCGCTCTTCGACGCGACGGGGCTGGACCCGGAGCTCGACGAGAAGCTGCACGGCTTCTACCAGGGCCTGCGCACGCTGATCGACGAGAGCCTGGAGCAAGGGCAAGCGCTGGGCATGGTGCGCGCCGGGGACCGGCGGGTGATGGTCGCGGTCGGGCTCGGGGGGCTGAAGGAGGTCCTGGTCGACACGGTCGAGGGCCGCATCGACGCCGACGCCGAGGGGCTGACCGAGGAGATCATGCGGTTCCTCGCGGGGGGCCTCCTGGCCCAGGGCTGA
- a CDS encoding PQQ-dependent sugar dehydrogenase encodes MLASCGDDGGGVFPPAPNRPSNETCHAIEAPPSADRVRPVRAFEHVGFSPEQLRGLTQLDQSPADPSEWFVSRLSGQIYAFSSDPDESGVELVLDLSDIESEGDGFASFSLDPDFGTNGYLYAVYAIPPTGTGRFASRLSRFTRQADGTFDRDSELVLLDIPQSRFHNGNHAIFGLDGYLYYSVGDGQQTETNGQNPHTLPGSILRLDVSGPDAERGTPYSIPPDNPFADGVDGAPEVYAYGFRNPWRFTVDPETGDIYVGDVGQDAVEEIDLLQAGGNYGWPLREGTICFLEDPCDDPSFIDPIVEYDHSEGKSVTAGFRYRRDDIPGLEGRYLYADYQLGKIWSIELGVEDPPTRLEMEGQWFIVSMQQDREGYLYVLRFDMMGNEGGIYRLEAAPPPEPSTFPRLLSETGCFDPEDPRQVAPGVVPFEPTARLWSDGADKGRWLALPDDRRVQVGPDGDLLFPVGTVLIKTFGFEDRLHETRLFMRTEAGWAGYSYRWNETQTDAELLEGESSETLPNGTRWIYPSRAQCMECHTEAAGFALGPEVGQLGGAVDYGDGPEDQLAWLLEHDYFVPDIEELDALTARQEALPDPFGDAPLASRARAYLHANCSGCHRAGGPTRAQMDFRYSVPFAATNTCDAEPLGRLWGWDVWEEQRVLVPGIPDRSTMWMRMVTPGYFRMPPLATREIDDEGSALIGAWIEGIDSCAE; translated from the coding sequence ATGCTTGCGTCGTGTGGCGATGACGGCGGCGGCGTGTTCCCGCCCGCCCCGAACCGCCCCTCCAACGAGACCTGTCACGCCATCGAGGCGCCGCCCTCCGCCGATCGGGTGCGGCCCGTGCGCGCCTTCGAGCACGTCGGGTTCTCGCCCGAGCAGCTGCGCGGGCTCACCCAGCTCGACCAGTCTCCCGCCGACCCGAGCGAGTGGTTCGTCTCGCGGCTGAGCGGGCAGATCTACGCGTTCTCCTCGGACCCCGACGAGAGCGGCGTCGAGCTCGTCCTGGACCTCAGCGACATCGAGAGCGAGGGCGACGGCTTCGCCAGCTTCAGCCTGGACCCCGACTTCGGCACGAACGGCTACCTCTACGCGGTCTACGCCATCCCGCCCACGGGGACGGGGCGCTTCGCCTCACGCCTCTCGCGCTTCACGCGGCAGGCGGACGGCACCTTCGACCGCGACAGCGAGCTGGTGCTGCTCGACATCCCGCAGAGCCGCTTCCACAACGGCAACCACGCCATCTTCGGGCTCGACGGCTACCTCTATTACTCCGTGGGCGACGGGCAGCAGACGGAGACGAACGGTCAGAACCCGCACACGCTCCCCGGCAGCATCCTGCGGCTCGACGTCTCCGGGCCCGACGCGGAGCGCGGCACGCCTTACTCGATCCCGCCCGACAACCCGTTCGCGGACGGGGTCGACGGCGCGCCCGAGGTCTACGCGTACGGCTTCCGCAACCCGTGGCGCTTCACCGTCGACCCGGAGACCGGCGACATCTACGTCGGCGACGTCGGGCAAGACGCGGTCGAGGAGATCGACCTGCTCCAGGCGGGGGGGAACTACGGCTGGCCGCTCCGGGAGGGGACCATCTGCTTCCTCGAGGATCCCTGCGACGACCCGTCGTTCATCGATCCCATCGTCGAGTACGACCACAGCGAGGGGAAGTCGGTCACGGCCGGGTTCCGCTACCGCCGAGACGACATCCCGGGGCTCGAGGGGCGCTACCTCTACGCCGACTACCAGCTCGGCAAGATCTGGAGCATCGAGCTCGGCGTGGAGGACCCGCCGACGCGCCTCGAGATGGAGGGTCAGTGGTTCATCGTCTCGATGCAGCAGGACCGGGAGGGTTACCTCTACGTGCTGCGCTTCGACATGATGGGGAACGAGGGCGGCATCTATCGCCTCGAGGCCGCGCCGCCGCCGGAGCCCAGCACCTTTCCGCGCCTGCTCTCGGAGACGGGCTGCTTCGACCCCGAGGACCCGCGGCAGGTGGCGCCCGGCGTGGTGCCCTTCGAGCCGACCGCGCGGCTCTGGTCGGACGGCGCCGACAAGGGGCGCTGGCTCGCGCTGCCGGACGATCGGCGCGTCCAGGTCGGGCCGGACGGCGACCTCCTCTTCCCGGTGGGCACCGTGCTCATCAAGACGTTCGGCTTCGAGGACCGGCTTCACGAGACGCGCCTGTTCATGCGCACCGAGGCGGGCTGGGCCGGCTACTCCTACCGCTGGAACGAGACGCAGACCGACGCGGAGCTCCTCGAGGGGGAGAGCTCCGAGACGCTCCCGAACGGGACGCGCTGGATCTACCCGAGCCGCGCGCAGTGCATGGAGTGCCACACCGAGGCGGCCGGCTTCGCGCTCGGGCCGGAGGTGGGTCAGCTCGGCGGCGCGGTCGACTACGGAGACGGGCCCGAGGACCAGCTCGCGTGGCTCCTCGAGCACGACTACTTCGTGCCGGACATCGAGGAGCTCGACGCGCTCACCGCGCGCCAGGAGGCGCTGCCCGATCCGTTCGGGGACGCGCCCCTCGCCTCGCGCGCCCGCGCCTACCTGCACGCCAACTGCTCGGGCTGTCACCGCGCAGGCGGGCCGACGCGCGCGCAGATGGACTTCCGCTACTCCGTGCCCTTCGCGGCCACGAACACCTGCGACGCCGAGCCCCTCGGCCGGCTCTGGGGCTGGGACGTCTGGGAGGAGCAGCGTGTCCTCGTGCCGGGCATCCCGGACCGCTCGACGATGTGGATGCGCATGGTCACGCCCGGGTACTTCCGCATGCCGCCGCTCGCCACGCGCGAGATCGACGACGAGGGGAGCGCGCTCATCGGCGCGTGGATCGAGGGTATCGACTCCTGCGCGGAGTGA
- a CDS encoding C-type lectin domain-containing protein, whose translation MACSPKDDMDAGASTRRDTAVPIPDDGGLIGDGDLPINCADETGWCPCREEMNGRSYYLFCIAAATQESAAETCGRMGYQLAKIDDATEHQWVWDTAVDHEDAEGDWWIGLDDKATEGSFVWADGTPLGEYAPWGPDQPDDNASNPSQGEDCVHLSGMDEGAFNDLDCEADYLNFVCEARL comes from the coding sequence ATGGCTTGTTCCCCAAAGGACGACATGGACGCGGGGGCTTCGACCCGACGCGACACCGCCGTCCCGATCCCCGACGACGGGGGTCTCATCGGCGACGGAGACCTGCCGATCAACTGCGCCGACGAGACGGGGTGGTGTCCCTGTCGAGAGGAGATGAACGGCCGCTCGTACTACCTGTTCTGCATCGCGGCCGCGACGCAGGAGAGCGCGGCCGAGACCTGCGGACGCATGGGCTACCAGCTCGCCAAGATCGACGACGCGACCGAGCACCAGTGGGTCTGGGACACGGCGGTCGACCACGAGGACGCCGAGGGTGACTGGTGGATCGGCCTCGACGACAAGGCGACCGAGGGGAGCTTCGTGTGGGCGGACGGAACCCCGCTCGGCGAGTACGCGCCCTGGGGCCCGGACCAGCCGGACGACAACGCCAGCAACCCGAGCCAGGGTGAGGACTGCGTGCACCTGTCGGGCATGGACGAGGGCGCCTTCAACGACCTCGACTGCGAGGCCGACTACCTCAACTTCGTGTGCGAAGCGCGGCTCTGA
- a CDS encoding Uma2 family endonuclease, with protein MGKLARSRFTFPEYVALEETGLGTYPDASVICDRFEADPEDPKGHTAINPTVLVEVLSPSTEAYDRGEKLDHYRRIPSLREVLHIAHDADASSSGAAARETGRSRASKTASKSRWRASAARSA; from the coding sequence GTGGGGAAGCTCGCCCGCAGTCGATTCACCTTCCCCGAGTACGTGGCGCTCGAGGAGACCGGGCTCGGCACCTACCCCGACGCGTCGGTAATCTGCGACCGCTTCGAGGCCGACCCCGAGGATCCCAAGGGACACACGGCGATCAACCCGACCGTGCTCGTGGAGGTCCTCAGCCCGTCCACCGAGGCGTACGACCGCGGCGAGAAGCTCGACCACTACCGGCGCATCCCGTCCCTGCGCGAGGTGCTCCACATCGCCCACGACGCGGACGCGTCGAGCTCTGGCGCCGCAGCGCGGGAGACTGGACGCTCACGCGCGTCGAAGACGGCGAGCAAGTCCCGCTGGAGAGCCTCGGCTGCTCGATCGGCGTGA